In one Bacteroidota bacterium genomic region, the following are encoded:
- a CDS encoding SUMF1/EgtB/PvdO family nonheme iron enzyme has protein sequence MKAIIKISILFCFLAAQLTIISAQNMTPYVKMKRYKTYVKEIDKSLSQVHDSLYASKYELSNLLYRVFFFSIEQDLKNPHHTELLKIATVDSNVWSPKLDVNEPMTRFYFRHPAYNDYPVVGVSHEAAKLFCTWLTDKYNSSPKRKFKKVLFRLPTEKEWELAAGGGRQNADYPWGGPYLRNSEGRALCNYQSIGDENIIYDSLTNKFVVEFTNTPYAYYKNYFVGHKNSRYTYDTSSSGQNIFAATEPVASYFANNIGLYNIAGNVAEMVNEKGISRGGSWKSPGGEVQIKSRAFYSKPTNDLGFRFFMEIMEK, from the coding sequence ATGAAAGCAATAATAAAAATTTCAATTCTGTTCTGCTTTTTAGCTGCTCAGCTTACCATAATTAGTGCTCAAAATATGACACCTTATGTTAAGATGAAGAGGTATAAGACTTATGTAAAAGAAATTGACAAATCCCTATCACAGGTTCATGACAGTTTGTATGCCAGCAAATATGAATTATCCAACCTGCTTTACAGAGTGTTTTTTTTCTCAATTGAGCAAGACCTTAAAAATCCCCATCATACTGAATTATTAAAAATTGCCACAGTTGATTCAAATGTTTGGAGTCCAAAACTGGATGTAAATGAACCTATGACAAGGTTCTACTTCAGGCATCCGGCTTATAATGATTACCCTGTTGTAGGTGTTTCACACGAAGCAGCAAAATTATTTTGCACATGGCTGACTGATAAATACAATAGCAGTCCAAAACGTAAGTTTAAAAAGGTGCTATTTAGGCTGCCAACTGAAAAAGAATGGGAATTAGCTGCAGGTGGTGGCAGACAAAACGCTGATTATCCCTGGGGGGGGCCGTATTTAAGAAATTCAGAAGGAAGGGCTTTGTGTAATTACCAAAGTATAGGTGATGAGAATATCATATATGATTCATTGACTAATAAATTTGTTGTGGAATTTACAAATACCCCCTATGCATATTATAAAAATTATTTTGTGGGACATAAAAATAGCCGCTATACATATGATACTTCTAGTTCAGGACAAAATATTTTTGCAGCCACTGAACCAGTAGCCTCCTATTTTGCTAATAATATTGGATTGTATAACATAGCTGGAAATGTGGCGGAAATGGTCAATGAAAAAGGAATTTCACGAGGAGGCAGTTGGAAAAGTCCCGGTGGTGAAGTACAAATTAAATCAAGGGCATTTTATTCTAAACCAACTAATGATCTTGGATTCAGATTTTTTATGGAGATCATGGAAAAGTGA
- a CDS encoding cyanophycinase, which translates to MKEAKDFEKNNGVIVPKGLLVAVGGNEDKEHDLFVLRKIVSLVKKDLVLIEIITTASEIPEEVGKMYQRAFDKIDNTAVQFMHIRTREQTEEEQYIERLKKCHIIFFTGGDQLRITSILGGTVFMDVIKNKYHTEECIVAGTSAGATAMSQTMIFDGESAEALVKGSVNVTAGMGLVQNIIIDSHFIKRGRFSRLMELITSTPGHLGIGLGEDTGIIIRKGYLIEAIGNGLVAIFNGKRIQYSNIYSIKIGEAIAVENMQVHTLVNGYGYDVLNEMFLQPSELEKLLTN; encoded by the coding sequence ATGAAAGAGGCAAAGGATTTTGAAAAGAACAACGGTGTTATAGTGCCAAAAGGCTTGTTAGTGGCTGTTGGCGGAAACGAAGACAAAGAACATGATTTATTCGTATTACGAAAAATTGTTTCTTTAGTAAAAAAAGACCTCGTTCTTATTGAGATTATTACCACTGCCAGTGAAATACCAGAAGAAGTTGGCAAAATGTATCAGAGAGCATTTGACAAGATTGACAATACAGCTGTTCAATTTATGCACATAAGAACAAGAGAGCAAACAGAAGAGGAACAATATATAGAACGACTAAAAAAATGCCACATTATATTTTTCACAGGTGGCGATCAACTTCGAATTACAAGTATATTAGGAGGTACAGTATTTATGGATGTTATAAAAAACAAATACCATACTGAAGAGTGTATTGTAGCTGGAACAAGTGCAGGAGCAACAGCCATGTCGCAAACAATGATTTTTGATGGAGAAAGTGCAGAAGCCTTGGTAAAGGGATCTGTTAATGTTACAGCTGGCATGGGCTTAGTTCAAAATATAATAATCGATAGCCACTTTATTAAAAGAGGTCGTTTTAGTCGTTTAATGGAACTAATCACCTCAACCCCAGGTCATCTTGGAATTGGATTGGGTGAGGACACCGGTATCATTATTAGAAAGGGATATTTGATTGAGGCAATAGGAAATGGCTTGGTGGCAATTTTTAATGGGAAACGCATCCAGTATTCCAATATTTATTCAATAAAAATAGGAGAAGCCATTGCTGTTGAAAATATGCAAGTGCATACCTTAGTTAATGGTTACGGCTATGATGTTTTAAATGAGATGTTTCTCCAACCATCGGAATTGGAGAAATTACTTACTAATTAA
- a CDS encoding SUMF1/EgtB/PvdO family nonheme iron enzyme: MKAIIKFSILFCFLAAQLTIISAQNKTQKLKVKKPKATVKEIDESLAKVYDSLYASKYELSNKLYRMFEYDLLKSNQSEFFKIALIDSNVWTSPNEPMVIYYHRHPNYNDYPVVGVSHEAAKLFCNWLTDKYNISPKRKFKKVIFRLPTESEWELAARGGRLNTVYPWGGPYLRNSKGRFLCNFQNIGDENIIYDSLTNKFVVEFYNSPNKADTIISGTLLRTTVPVTSFYNNNIGLYNIAGNVAEMVNEKGISRGGGWRSPGGDVQNESRAFYSKPDNDLGFRIFMVVIEE; encoded by the coding sequence ATGAAAGCAATAATAAAATTTTCAATTCTGTTCTGCTTTTTAGCTGCTCAGCTTACCATAATTAGTGCTCAAAATAAGACACAAAAACTTAAGGTGAAGAAGCCTAAGGCTACTGTAAAAGAAATTGACGAATCGCTTGCAAAGGTATATGACAGTTTGTATGCCAGCAAATATGAATTGTCCAATAAGCTTTACAGAATGTTTGAGTATGATCTTTTAAAATCTAATCAATCCGAATTTTTTAAAATTGCTTTAATTGATTCAAATGTATGGACATCACCAAATGAACCAATGGTTATATATTATCACAGACATCCTAATTATAATGATTACCCTGTTGTAGGTGTTTCACACGAAGCAGCAAAATTATTTTGCAATTGGCTGACTGATAAATACAATATCAGTCCAAAACGAAAGTTTAAAAAGGTGATATTTAGGCTGCCAACTGAAAGTGAATGGGAATTGGCAGCACGTGGTGGAAGACTAAACACTGTTTATCCCTGGGGGGGGCCGTATTTAAGAAATTCAAAAGGAAGGTTTTTGTGTAATTTCCAAAATATCGGTGATGAGAATATCATATATGATTCATTGACTAATAAATTTGTTGTAGAGTTTTATAATAGCCCCAATAAAGCTGATACTATTATTTCAGGGACACTTTTAAGAACCACTGTCCCGGTAACATCCTTTTATAATAATAATATTGGATTGTATAATATTGCTGGAAATGTGGCGGAAATGGTCAATGAAAAAGGAATTTCACGAGGAGGTGGTTGGAGAAGTCCAGGTGGTGATGTACAAAATGAATCAAGGGCATTTTATTCTAAACCTGATAATGATCTTGGATTCAGGATTTTTATGGTTGTGATAGAAGAGTGA
- a CDS encoding PorT family protein, protein MRIIFLLIALLSSTIILAQDLSIGYEIGLISSSNSDYNRLDIENRRNTDYFGVNFQKTMNQSISFGSGLQFLKQGYKHGTCYIVPDDVKNEVVGKLNYLVVPATINTHLGKSKRFIANFGIYGAVNIKAVQDIPDEIIGGCAIGYIDNLRRFTKRFGVGGILELGYEVYRHDKFQINTLVKYYQGFSNTKKYPDPNVIVPWMAKYNSAIISVSLNYKIGI, encoded by the coding sequence ATGAGAATAATATTTTTATTAATCGCATTATTATCATCTACTATAATTCTTGCGCAAGATTTGTCAATTGGTTATGAGATTGGATTGATTTCATCTTCAAACTCTGACTACAATCGATTAGATATTGAAAATAGGCGAAATACCGATTATTTTGGTGTAAATTTTCAAAAAACGATGAATCAAAGCATATCATTTGGCTCTGGTTTACAATTTCTTAAGCAAGGCTATAAACATGGAACATGTTACATTGTTCCTGATGATGTGAAAAATGAAGTAGTAGGTAAGTTAAATTATTTAGTTGTTCCAGCAACAATCAACACTCACCTCGGCAAATCAAAAAGATTTATTGCGAATTTTGGTATATATGGAGCTGTTAATATAAAAGCAGTACAAGATATCCCTGACGAAATAATTGGTGGATGTGCAATAGGTTATATTGATAATTTAAGACGATTTACAAAAAGGTTTGGTGTTGGTGGGATTCTGGAACTTGGCTATGAGGTGTATAGGCATGATAAATTTCAGATTAATACATTGGTCAAGTACTATCAAGGCTTTAGTAATACCAAAAAATATCCAGATCCAAATGTTATCGTTCCATGGATGGCCAAATATAATTCTGCAATAATATCAGTAAGTTTAAATTATAAAATCGGCATTTAA
- a CDS encoding helix-turn-helix domain-containing protein — translation MKNNVLAKRVKELRMRNGYSQEELSDLSGLSLRTIQRIEGGENEPRGDSLKRLSNVFNVTPETLTDWTIKVDIGYLTNLNLASLTFIFFPLLGILVPLIMWISKKDTISHVKLLGKQIMNFQITWTILFFLGYFIIVLNLANNANPLNTFSPEILVTNLKRIILFIGIMYLFNITMIIINTVRIANEKDAKYFPKISFLGNQ, via the coding sequence ATGAAGAATAACGTTTTAGCGAAACGTGTGAAAGAACTAAGAATGAGAAATGGATATTCTCAAGAAGAATTATCTGATTTATCTGGTTTAAGTTTGCGAACTATACAAAGAATCGAAGGAGGAGAAAATGAACCAAGGGGTGATTCTTTGAAAAGATTATCAAATGTATTTAATGTGACTCCAGAAACACTAACTGATTGGACAATAAAAGTAGATATTGGATACCTCACGAACCTTAATCTTGCGTCATTAACATTCATATTCTTTCCATTACTTGGAATATTGGTTCCGCTTATTATGTGGATTTCAAAAAAAGATACAATAAGCCATGTTAAGTTGCTTGGAAAACAAATAATGAATTTTCAAATTACATGGACAATTCTATTTTTTCTTGGATATTTCATAATTGTTCTTAACCTAGCAAACAACGCAAACCCATTAAATACATTCTCTCCAGAAATATTAGTGACTAATTTGAAAAGAATAATCTTATTTATTGGAATAATGTATTTGTTTAACATTACTATGATAATTATAAATACAGTGAGAATCGCAAATGAAAAAGATGCTAAATATTTTCCAAAAATATCTTTTCTTGGAAATCAATAA
- a CDS encoding isoaspartyl peptidase/L-asparaginase produces the protein MSKIAIAIHGGAGTVLKKYITTEQEAAYKKALKQALDVGYAALEQNKTAVDAVELSIIEMENSPLFNAGKGAVFSNKGTHEMDASIMEGKTLYAGAVALVQSIKNPISLARLIMDKSEHVMLAGEGAIEFAKKMKCKFEQDSYFYDEFRYQQWLEVKGSDKVQLDHSVNKNKKIGTIGAVAFDAFGNLAAGTSTGGVTNKKIGRIGDSPIIGSGTYANNLTCAISCTGTGEFFMRGVVAYDISCLMEYKGMSIVDACHEVVNNKLLKLGGDGGLVGVDACGNIAISFNTEGMYRAYKQSDKSEVIAIYKD, from the coding sequence ATGAGCAAAATTGCTATAGCCATACATGGTGGTGCAGGTACAGTCTTAAAAAAATATATTACTACTGAACAAGAAGCGGCTTATAAAAAAGCCCTAAAGCAGGCATTAGATGTTGGCTATGCTGCCCTCGAACAAAACAAAACTGCAGTGGATGCAGTGGAATTATCAATTATTGAAATGGAAAATTCTCCATTGTTTAATGCTGGAAAAGGGGCAGTTTTTTCAAATAAAGGTACTCACGAAATGGATGCTTCTATCATGGAAGGGAAAACACTTTATGCCGGAGCTGTAGCCTTAGTACAAAGCATAAAAAACCCTATTTCTTTGGCAAGATTAATCATGGATAAATCAGAACATGTAATGCTTGCAGGTGAAGGGGCCATTGAGTTTGCTAAGAAAATGAAATGCAAGTTTGAACAAGACAGCTACTTCTATGATGAATTCAGATATCAACAATGGTTGGAAGTGAAAGGTTCGGATAAAGTTCAGTTAGATCATTCAGTAAATAAAAATAAAAAGATAGGAACCATTGGGGCTGTTGCTTTTGATGCTTTTGGAAATCTTGCTGCTGGTACATCTACAGGAGGAGTAACCAATAAAAAGATTGGTCGAATTGGCGATAGCCCAATAATTGGTAGTGGAACCTACGCCAATAACCTCACATGTGCGATTTCTTGCACTGGTACGGGAGAGTTTTTTATGAGAGGGGTGGTTGCCTATGATATTTCCTGTTTAATGGAATACAAAGGAATGAGCATAGTTGATGCTTGCCATGAGGTTGTAAACAATAAATTATTGAAATTAGGTGGAGATGGTGGCCTTGTAGGAGTAGATGCTTGTGGAAACATTGCTATATCCTTTAATACCGAAGGGATGTACCGTGCTTATAAACAATCTGATAAATCAGAAGTGATAGCTATTTACAAGGATTAA
- a CDS encoding methyltransferase, producing the protein MIEDINVNKPEPIASGKQLELFNRTTDVKLTIKALEAGKPVLVTEFYSNGTLLLKELQMHLFKKLPNKSFQEQREYRSEYRKLSNLIFIEIEDHKLKVKKSPFIGWLEKLYPETSEFLLPFPQVQGLNSAWQWYKNGISIPVLRNKIHPYYGTYFPTRFEHLILFDNWLKRYEGPKKFAIDVGVGSGVLSFQMIKYGFQKVFATDTNPNAIVGLTEFMADTKLSRKIELDFGHLFGKWEKQTELIVFNPPWLPASYDPEGNDEAIYYNENLFPDFFEGAKKRLLPEGKLVILFSNLAQITNVTKDHPIEKELTEGGRFQLEKCLKKTVKAASEKTKRDPHWRSSEEVELWVLINI; encoded by the coding sequence ATGATTGAAGATATTAATGTAAACAAGCCAGAACCTATTGCTTCTGGAAAACAATTGGAGTTGTTTAATCGCACGACTGATGTTAAGCTTACAATTAAAGCATTAGAAGCGGGGAAACCAGTATTAGTGACAGAGTTTTACAGCAATGGAACTCTACTTCTCAAGGAGTTGCAAATGCATCTTTTTAAAAAGTTGCCTAATAAATCCTTTCAGGAGCAACGTGAGTATCGGTCAGAATATCGTAAGCTGTCAAATCTAATTTTTATAGAAATTGAAGATCATAAATTGAAGGTAAAAAAATCGCCTTTTATTGGGTGGTTAGAAAAGCTTTATCCAGAAACCAGTGAGTTCTTATTGCCCTTTCCTCAGGTTCAAGGACTAAATAGTGCTTGGCAGTGGTACAAAAATGGAATTTCCATTCCTGTATTGCGAAATAAAATACATCCGTATTACGGTACTTATTTTCCTACACGTTTTGAGCATTTGATTCTTTTCGACAATTGGTTAAAACGTTATGAAGGACCTAAAAAGTTTGCAATTGATGTTGGGGTAGGGAGTGGTGTGCTTTCTTTTCAAATGATAAAGTATGGTTTTCAGAAGGTTTTTGCTACAGACACAAATCCCAATGCCATTGTTGGACTAACAGAGTTTATGGCTGATACTAAGTTGTCGAGAAAGATTGAATTAGATTTTGGACATCTTTTTGGTAAATGGGAAAAACAGACCGAATTAATTGTTTTTAATCCACCTTGGTTACCAGCATCATATGACCCGGAAGGAAATGACGAAGCTATATATTACAATGAAAATTTATTCCCTGATTTTTTTGAAGGGGCAAAAAAGAGACTATTACCGGAAGGAAAGCTGGTCATTTTATTCTCAAATTTAGCTCAGATAACGAATGTAACTAAAGACCATCCGATAGAGAAGGAACTAACCGAAGGAGGGAGGTTTCAATTGGAAAAATGTTTGAAAAAAACAGTGAAGGCTGCTTCTGAAAAAACAAAGCGAGATCCGCACTGGCGCTCATCCGAAGAAGTAGAGCTTTGGGTTCTGATTAATATATAA
- a CDS encoding M28 family peptidase, with protein MKYLKFIFPLFILSLFAFQTTDGDDPVIAKIIEIGQTDNQAMDHLDILCNRFGGRPIGSDAYENAANWAAFKFKEWGMDVELDEAGELPIGFNRGPWFGKMLDVDGFHLHFATPSYTAGTKGVQRGEVLIEPKTQAEFNNIKGKLKGAWVLITGVNDGFPIDISAKADQIRDSIVALNKEIDKENDVIRRENRHSKKQKELLPYYEEPALFYRQMVEAGILGIIQSSKLPIRAMYDRKNIMSMTFENLPSVPDIKLDEHQYKIIEQKVKERLYFQLEFDIRNHFKMGPIKYHNVIGIIPGTEFPDEYVIMGGHLDAYDVATGGVDDGSGATPAMEAARLIMKAGGKPKRTILVCLWAGEEFGLLGSTSWILRNEDKLGKISNMFNRDGGPAVTTGISVTEAMLDDMEKICAPLNSINPEFPFEIKTKEARQQPLKPWGTDSGPFAVMGVPTMTFSTGYPRGDNFDYHEIWHTERDLYNKSIPDYQEHTAIVTAVVVYGVANLDHLLDREGYYIPSKEKGTLQYLK; from the coding sequence ATGAAATACCTAAAATTCATTTTCCCCCTATTTATTTTATCCTTATTTGCATTCCAAACTACAGATGGTGATGATCCGGTTATTGCTAAAATCATAGAAATCGGACAAACCGACAACCAGGCCATGGATCATTTAGATATTTTGTGCAACCGATTTGGTGGTCGACCCATTGGTTCTGACGCGTATGAAAATGCAGCAAATTGGGCTGCCTTTAAATTCAAAGAATGGGGAATGGACGTTGAATTGGATGAAGCGGGCGAATTGCCTATCGGTTTTAACAGAGGTCCATGGTTTGGGAAAATGCTTGATGTTGATGGCTTTCATTTGCATTTTGCAACCCCGTCTTATACGGCCGGAACCAAAGGAGTGCAAAGAGGTGAAGTTTTGATTGAGCCAAAAACACAGGCTGAATTCAACAACATAAAAGGTAAACTCAAAGGAGCCTGGGTTTTGATTACTGGTGTGAACGATGGTTTTCCGATTGATATTTCAGCCAAAGCTGACCAAATAAGAGACTCTATTGTTGCATTAAATAAAGAAATTGATAAAGAGAACGATGTCATTCGTAGAGAAAACAGGCATAGTAAAAAACAGAAAGAGCTTCTACCCTACTATGAAGAGCCAGCTTTGTTCTACCGACAAATGGTAGAAGCTGGAATATTGGGTATTATTCAGTCATCAAAGCTTCCCATAAGGGCTATGTATGATCGAAAGAATATCATGAGTATGACGTTTGAGAATCTGCCAAGCGTACCCGATATTAAGCTTGACGAACATCAATATAAAATCATAGAGCAGAAAGTGAAAGAAAGATTATACTTTCAGTTAGAATTTGATATTCGCAATCATTTCAAAATGGGTCCCATTAAATATCACAATGTAATTGGCATTATTCCTGGAACCGAATTTCCAGATGAATATGTAATTATGGGTGGACATTTGGATGCTTATGATGTAGCCACCGGAGGCGTTGATGATGGTTCAGGAGCTACACCTGCCATGGAAGCGGCCCGCCTGATTATGAAAGCTGGGGGAAAACCAAAGCGGACTATTCTGGTTTGTTTATGGGCTGGAGAAGAATTTGGTTTGTTGGGTTCAACCAGTTGGATTTTGCGAAATGAAGACAAACTGGGGAAAATATCCAATATGTTTAATCGTGATGGAGGACCTGCTGTAACCACAGGAATAAGTGTAACTGAAGCCATGCTTGATGATATGGAAAAGATTTGTGCACCACTAAACAGCATCAATCCTGAGTTCCCTTTTGAAATTAAAACCAAGGAAGCTCGTCAGCAACCGCTTAAACCATGGGGAACTGATAGTGGTCCTTTTGCAGTTATGGGTGTTCCTACCATGACATTTAGCACAGGATATCCAAGAGGTGACAATTTCGATTATCATGAAATTTGGCATACCGAAAGGGATTTATATAATAAAAGTATACCTGATTATCAGGAGCATACAGCCATTGTTACGGCTGTAGTCGTATATGGCGTTGCTAATTTAGATCATTTGTTGGATAGAGAAGGTTATTATATCCCCTCCAAAGAAAAAGGCACATTGCAGTATTTGAAATAG
- a CDS encoding type II toxin-antitoxin system HigB family toxin, with the protein MRIIAFRTIRDFFERPEYSDSEASLRAWYHDVKKAEWKNSNELKQLYKNASILGEGKVVFNIKGNDYRLVVAIDYDFQVIFIRFIGTHKQYDKIDAKTI; encoded by the coding sequence ATGAGAATTATTGCATTTCGGACTATACGGGATTTTTTTGAGAGACCTGAGTACTCAGATTCCGAGGCATCTTTAAGAGCATGGTATCATGATGTTAAAAAAGCAGAGTGGAAAAATTCAAATGAACTAAAACAGCTATATAAAAATGCAAGTATTCTTGGAGAAGGAAAAGTGGTTTTTAATATAAAAGGCAATGATTACAGATTAGTAGTTGCAATTGACTATGATTTTCAAGTGATTTTTATAAGATTTATTGGAACTCATAAGCAATACGACAAAATTGATGCTAAAACGATTTGA
- the cphA gene encoding cyanophycin synthetase encodes MEIREIRALRGANYYSRYPVIYMQVALGELEEKPSDTIPGFKTRIEKILPSLIEHQCSPGHRGGFFERLDRGTWAGHIAEHIAIEIQCLAQMEVGFGKTYSTDDYGIYNIVYRYRDEEVGIEAGKYAVQIVNNLFNSQETDIPPIIQRLKEIRENNLFGPSTQSIVSEANNRSIPVIRLNDDSYVQLGYGIHQRRIQATIIDTTSAIGVEIADDKKRTKDLLSGMGIPVPKGYSVETLSEALEAAETIGYPVAIKPVSGNHGRGITTNILSPSDLETSFQNAKKFSEYLVVEKFLSGSDYRMLVIDGKFIAASRRDPASIVGDGKSTIQQLVNEINLDPNRGFGHEKILTRIAIDYMTERLLSQKQLTLQSIIPKDEKLYIKSTANLSAGGIAIDVTDEVHPMTKTIAERISQIVGLNVIGIDLITSDHRIPLSNDNGGVIEVNAAPGFRMHVNPFEGKSKNVAGAIVDMLFPPGSKFDIPIVAVTGTNGKTTTTRLISHIIGLNGNIVGMTSTDGIVFGNDLILEGDYSGPEGAKIVLRDASIDHAVLEVARGGIIRRGLGYEESDVAVVTNITQDHLGEGGINTLEELARLKGTIVEAIKPSGYAVLNADDDLVLTLKEKTKGRVILFSINHNNPELQKHHAEGHIIVTLIDGVIIIQQGSLISTVANVIEIPLTLNGNALFNVSNTLAAVGATYALGLNEKQIRAGVISFSPSIGQSPGRMNIIDMGKFKVMIDYSHNIGAVIATGKMLPFVAPGKKIRMAVGTGNRRTQDIIDFGESLAEFYDYVVIKDTDPRDRAPGETCELVKQGLLKAGYSKDNIDIIIDGREATQKALNMASDGDIVVLQADDIQQVIQDVIDYKEILAEEILRALKLEK; translated from the coding sequence ATGGAAATACGTGAAATACGCGCATTAAGAGGTGCAAACTATTATTCCAGATACCCTGTTATCTACATGCAAGTGGCTCTTGGTGAACTGGAAGAAAAACCATCGGATACAATCCCAGGATTCAAAACCAGAATTGAAAAAATACTTCCATCTCTTATTGAACACCAATGCTCTCCAGGCCATCGTGGCGGATTCTTTGAGCGCCTTGACAGAGGCACTTGGGCCGGTCATATTGCAGAACATATTGCTATTGAAATTCAATGTCTGGCACAAATGGAGGTTGGCTTTGGGAAAACATATAGTACCGATGATTATGGAATATACAATATAGTATATAGATATAGAGACGAAGAAGTTGGAATAGAAGCGGGTAAATACGCAGTGCAAATAGTTAATAACCTATTTAATAGTCAGGAAACTGACATACCTCCAATCATTCAGCGATTAAAGGAAATAAGAGAAAATAACCTTTTTGGCCCATCGACTCAATCTATTGTTTCTGAAGCTAATAACAGGTCTATTCCGGTCATAAGATTAAATGATGACAGCTATGTTCAGCTTGGCTATGGTATTCATCAAAGAAGAATTCAGGCAACTATTATTGATACGACCTCTGCTATTGGAGTTGAAATAGCTGATGATAAAAAACGGACAAAAGATTTGCTTTCGGGAATGGGTATACCTGTTCCTAAAGGGTATTCGGTAGAAACTTTATCTGAAGCATTGGAAGCAGCTGAAACCATAGGATATCCAGTTGCCATCAAACCCGTTTCAGGCAATCATGGAAGAGGCATTACCACCAATATATTAAGCCCTTCAGATTTGGAAACATCATTCCAAAATGCAAAAAAATTCAGTGAATATCTTGTGGTTGAAAAATTCCTATCTGGCTCAGATTATCGTATGCTGGTTATCGATGGGAAATTTATAGCTGCATCCAGAAGAGATCCTGCATCTATTGTTGGTGATGGGAAATCCACCATTCAGCAATTGGTAAATGAGATAAATCTTGACCCAAACAGAGGTTTTGGTCACGAGAAAATTCTCACTCGTATTGCAATTGATTACATGACAGAGCGTCTTTTGAGTCAAAAACAATTGACGCTGCAATCAATTATTCCGAAAGACGAGAAACTCTATATCAAATCTACAGCAAATTTAAGTGCAGGAGGAATCGCTATTGATGTAACGGATGAAGTGCATCCGATGACAAAAACAATAGCAGAACGCATATCTCAAATCGTAGGATTAAATGTAATTGGTATCGATCTTATTACAAGTGACCATAGAATTCCATTATCAAATGACAATGGAGGCGTTATCGAAGTTAATGCAGCACCAGGTTTTCGTATGCATGTAAACCCATTTGAAGGGAAATCCAAAAATGTAGCAGGAGCAATTGTAGACATGCTTTTCCCTCCAGGGTCTAAATTCGACATTCCCATTGTAGCGGTTACGGGTACAAATGGAAAAACAACCACTACCCGACTCATTTCGCATATAATTGGGCTGAATGGAAACATTGTTGGAATGACATCAACAGATGGGATTGTTTTTGGCAATGACTTGATTCTTGAAGGTGATTATAGCGGGCCTGAAGGTGCAAAAATTGTACTGAGGGATGCATCTATAGATCATGCAGTATTGGAAGTAGCAAGAGGAGGAATTATTCGGAGGGGGCTTGGATATGAAGAAAGTGATGTTGCTGTGGTGACAAATATCACACAGGATCATCTCGGTGAAGGAGGAATTAACACCCTCGAAGAACTCGCCAGATTAAAAGGCACTATTGTGGAGGCAATAAAACCATCAGGTTACGCAGTATTGAATGCAGATGATGATTTGGTCTTGACACTAAAAGAGAAAACAAAAGGGCGCGTAATCCTATTTTCTATCAATCACAATAATCCTGAATTGCAAAAACACCATGCCGAAGGACATATTATTGTAACTCTTATTGATGGAGTCATTATCATTCAACAAGGATCTTTGATCTCTACTGTTGCTAACGTAATTGAAATACCTCTCACCCTTAATGGTAATGCCTTATTCAATGTGTCAAATACTCTAGCCGCAGTTGGGGCAACCTATGCATTAGGATTAAACGAGAAACAAATAAGAGCTGGTGTTATCAGTTTCAGCCCATCCATTGGTCAATCTCCAGGCAGAATGAATATTATTGACATGGGTAAATTTAAGGTGATGATTGACTACAGTCATAATATTGGAGCCGTTATAGCTACAGGAAAAATGCTTCCTTTTGTTGCTCCGGGGAAAAAAATTAGAATGGCAGTAGGTACAGGAAATCGCAGAACCCAAGATATAATTGATTTCGGAGAAAGCCTTGCTGAATTTTATGATTATGTAGTGATTAAAGATACTGATCCGCGCGATAGAGCCCCCGGGGAAACATGCGAACTGGTAAAACAGGGTTTACTTAAAGCTGGTTATTCTAAAGATAATATAGATATTATAATTGATGGAAGAGAAGCTACACAAAAAGCCCTGAATATGGCATCTGATGGCGATATTGTTGTTCTTCAAGCAGATGATATACAACAAGTGATTCAAGATGTGATCGATTATAAAGAAATACTGGCCGAAGAAATACTTCGTGCTTTAAAACTTGAAAAATGA